In Pirellulales bacterium, the DNA window TAGTGCAGTTAACGTGGCGCCAGACTGACTGGTCTCGCCGCCCTTCTCCAACAATTGCCATCGGGCAGCAAAGCGGCGTGGATCATGAATACTCGACCGCCACGCAGGATCTACGACAGCGAGTTGCGCGAGTACGGATTCGAGATCGCTTCCGACGGCAACGCAGTGCATTGGCTCGGATTGGAAACGCGGCGGCGATGCCTGGTCTGCGGCGGATGGGCTATCGCTCACGCGCCCAGGTCAGAACAATTTACTTGCGTGAATTGTCTGCTTGAGCAGGCGTCGTTTCCGCCCCTGCCAGACTGATCCGCGCGACGACTTCAAACGTCGGCCGGAGTCGCTTTCGTTTATTCCCGCGGCACGCGCGTGCCGCGATAGACGCGGACCGGCGAGCCATCGGCGATGAAGGCCGAGGCGGGGGGGCCAGTCAGGTAGGGGGCGAACTCTTGGCCATAGAGCGTGGCGGGCTGGCAATCGAGCCGCGCGTCGCGCGCCGGGGCGATCCGCCAAGGAATATGCTCGACGGCGTACTCGAGCGCGCCGCCGTCGCGCTGCGCCGAGTAGCCCCAATAATGTTCGACGATGAACTGGTCGAGACTCTCGGGCAGCGGGAAGCGAGCGTCGCGCTCGGCGACGGCGGATAGACCTTCCCACGCTCCCCGGCGGCGCCACTGGTAGCAAAATTCGTCGCCCGCGCGGAGGGTGAACTGCGGCTCAGGGCAGGCCTGCCGCATGGGATAAGTGACGTAGCTCTCGTTGTACACCCACCGCGCCACCCACGAGACGCAGCGGCGGGCGACAATTTCTTTGAGAAACACCACGCCGCGGCGCAACTGGCCATCGACCTCGCGGCGCACGTAATAGCGCAGGTTCACTTCGGCGAAGCACCGGTGGCGCGGGATCGACCAGCCGCGGAGACGGGCGTCTTGAAACAGAAAGCCGACCACGCTCACGTAGCACTGCCCTTGAAAGGTGTCCAGCTCCAGCCCGCGCGGCACGCGCGGCGCCAGCACGGCGGGGTTGATCGTGTAGTTGAGCATGACCAGCGAGCGCCACTCGGCGGTGAGAAAGGGGCGCGGCGGGGGAGCGTCGGCCGGGGCGATTCGCGCGGGGCGATCGACGTCGACGCTGGTCAAGGGTTGGCTCCAATCGTGGGGGGGGCGGCGCCGCGCGCGGCGGCCTCGGGCCGTTGCTGGTTTTGGCGACGATCACTATAATTCTCGGCGACGCCCGGCGGAAAGCATCCTCCTGGCGTTTTTCAGTTTGCGGTTCGCGCCGGCGTTGTCGCCGGTTGGAGGGACCGCGATATGGCTTGTGATGGAGGAGGTCCGGCAGTGGCAATTCGCGTAGGCATCAACGGTTTTGGTCGCATTGGCCGGATTGTGTTTCGCATTTTGACCTCGCGCGCCAGCGAGTTCGAAGTGGTGGGCATCAACGACATCACCGACAACAAGACGCTGGCCACGCTGCTCAAGTACGACAGCACGCACCGCCGCTTTGCGGGCACGGTGACCTACGACGACGACAGCATCACGGTCAACGGCAAGCGGATTCGCGTGTTTGCCGAGAAGGACCCCGGCAAACTGCCGTGGAAAGAAGTGCAGGCCGATGTGGTGCTGGAGAGCACCGGCCTGTTCACCAGCCGCGCCAAAGACGGCAAGCCGGGCTACGACAGCCATCTGGCGGCGGGCGCCAAGAAGGTGATCATCAGCGCGCCGGCTTCCGACGCCCCCGATTTGACCTGCGTGCTCGGCGTGAACGACGACCAACTGACGCCCCAGATGAAGACCATCTCCAACGCCAGTTGCACCACCAACTGCCTGGCGCCGCTGGCCAAGGTGCTCAACGACAAGTTCGGCATCGAAAAGGGGCTGATGACGACAGTCCACTCGTACACCAACGATCAGCGCGTGCTCGATCTGCCGCACAAGGACCTGTATCGGGCGCGGGCCGCGGCGCTGAACATCATTCCCACCTCGACCGGCGCCGCCAAGGCGGTGGGTCTGGTGATTCCGGAACTGAAAGGCAAGCTCACTGGCATCTCGCTGCGCGTGCCGACGCCGACTGGCAGCGTGGTCGATCTGACCGTGGTGACCAAGAAGAACGTCAGCAAAGACGAGGTGAACGCCGCGATGCGCGAAGTATCGCAAGGGCGGATGAAGGGCATTCTGGAATACAACGAAGACCCGCTCGTCTCCAGCGACATCATCGGCAATCCGCACAGCTCGATCTTCGTGCCCGACTGGACCGAAGTGATCGAAGGCAACCTGGTGAAGGTGGTGAGCTGGTACGACAACGAATTTGGGTATTCGAGCCGCAGCGCGGACCTGATTGCCCGCGTGGGGAACATGTAAGCGCGCGAGGCGGCTACTTGCTGGCCGACTGAGTTAACTACTCACTGGCCGGTTGGGCTGCCCGCACTTTGTGGACCTGTTCGCGCGCGGCGCGGACGATGCGTTCTTCGACATCGGGCGCCCACGGCGACGGCAGGCCGTAGTAGACCATCGCGCCTCCTCCTTCGTAGCCGCCTTCGGCCAACACTCGGCGCGACGGGATATAGGCCATCACGTCGTTGGCGTAACCGGCGACCCAGGTCTTGGTCGGGTCAAGCTCGCTCTTGAGTCGCAGCGCGTAGTCGACCACCACCTCGCCCCCCAGATGGATGAGCGTAGGACCGTCGCCAAGTCGCCACACTTGCACGGGATAGGGGTAGTCCTTGTCGATGGCGCCTTGCGCGTCGAGCCGCGCGAGCAATAGCTTGGCGCGGCTAGCCTGATAGCGATCGCTCGACTTGGCGTCGCGATCCAGTTGTTCGCGGGTGGGAATCTCGGCCAGTTCGAGCGGTATCTCTTGATAGCTGGCGGCCAGATCGCCTTGGATGGGCGATTGTTTGCCGGCGATGGCCTGGTTGACCACGTCGGCCAACTGGCGGCCGTACTGGATGGCCAGTTCCACCTGGCGGCGGGGAAGCGGATTCTGATCGGCGCCGCAGCCCGCGAAGAAGAGCGCGGTGCAGCCAGGGTGATCCATTTCGAGGTCGGCCTGGGCAAAGCCAGGATAATCGCCGCACCACTGGTAACCATCGAGCACGGTGGCATGACAGGCGTAGCCAAACAGAATGGCGCGGAGCTTGTCGCCCGAGGTGACGGTGAGCACCGGCACATCGTGATCGAAGGGCCCCTTGATCTTGCCCTCGGCCAAGAGGCGGGGCACGTCGGCCTCTTTATTTTCGCGGCGATTGACCGCGAAGGTGGCCGTGCCGTGTGTCCAGGCGAGATGGGCGGGCGCCAGATCGGCGATGGCGTCGTTCACCAACCGCACCAGTTGCTCGCGCAAGCGCGAGGTGTAATCGCTCACCAGCCGGGCTTGCCGCTCATCGAGAAAGTACATGGCCAGGAGGGTGTCGCCGACGACCGGGCCGCTATGGGTGTGCGACGAGAGCAGCGCGCAGCGCTCGGGGGGCAGCTTGCACTCTTTTTCGATCGCCGCGCGCACCGACTTAGAAAAATCGCGACCGATGCCAACCAGATCGAGCGTGACAAAAACCACGCGCTCGCCATGCGGGTCTTGCAGCACCAATGCCTTGGCCCACAGGTCGTGCAGCTTTCCCTCGGCCGGATGATTGCGACTGGCGTAGCCCGACATCCACATGGGCTCTGACGGCGTAATTGCGACGCGGGCGATGCCGGCTTGCCAATCGTCGGCCTGTGCGATGGCGTTATAGCAGCAGGCAAATGGGACGAGCGCGAAGATGGCGCGGCGCGCGACGCGGCGGAAGCGAGTGCAGTTCATGCGGCGATCCTTGAGACTGACGAGCGTGGCGGCGGCGCCGCCAGAACTCGCGCCAGTTTAACGGATGAGCCGCATGTCCCCAAAATTGGGATAGAACGGAATGCGGATCGTCTTGCCGCGCAAATGGAGCGGGATGTTGTAGGCGGTTTCCCAGGCGTGCGGCCAATAGACGTAAAAGGCCTTGCCAATGATCAAATCGCGGTTGACAAAGTGTTCGCCCGGCCAGAAGCGGCTGTCGCCGCTATTGGGGCTGTTGTCGCCGAGCGCCAAGAACTGTTCTTCCGCCAGATCGAAATCGACACGGGCCAGCCGATTGTAAACGTCCCACCGCTCGGGGCTGGAATGAAACTCGGCCAACTCATGCGGCTCCAACTCAAAGATATAAGGATCTTGCTGAAAGTCGGTGAATAGCCGACTGGTGGTGGCGACGTAATAGATGTCGCGATCGACGCGCAACTGCTCGACAGCGACCTTGGCGCCTTGAACGCGAATTTGCGCGGGGGTCAGGTCGGCCTCAGTGGGGCGATGGTTGCCTAGCTCGGGATAGGTGGTGGGGGCGTTGAACTCCACCACGTCGCCATTGACCCAGAGGTGCAATTGATCGTCGACATTGGCGAAGCGCAGGTCGTACACGCCGGCGCCCTGGAGCGCGGTGTTGGCGGTGGGCTGGAAGTCATCCAGTCCAGAGATGGAAAGCGTGGCCTTGCCGGTGGCCAGGTCGATGCGGGCTTGCATTTCGCGCCCGCCTTCGATGAGCACCAGCGCGATTTGCCCCTTGTCTGACTGCACGTCGAAGCGGCCAGCCAGCGAAAGATCGCCCACCCAATGCAGGCCCAGCGAGCGCGGCTCGGGCTCGCCGGCGGCGGCCTGATCGGCGGCCGTGTTGTAAGCGCAAAAATCGGTGATGAGTTGCGGATCGACGACAAAATCGGCGGGGAGCTTGCCCTGGTTCAGGTAGCGCCAAGCCTCGGCGTCGGGGGGCAGATGGCGATAGCCGAGCACGGCCTGGCCGCCAGTGGCGTCGACCGCGAAGGCGCCGCCATCATGGCCTTGCCATTGGGGCGCGGCGTCGGCGGCGACATTTTGCCAACGCTGGGGCCAACCCTTTTCGCGCAGTTCTGGCAGCGAGTAGCTTGTGTCGTACACCGGTTGCAGCGTGGCCAGCACCTTGTGCGCTGGTTTGCTCTGGATGGCGAACGCGCTCTTGCCGCGCGGGCTGGTGTAGATGTTGCCGCGATGGATGCGGACCTTTTCGTTCGGCAGGCCGACGATGCGCTTAATGTAGTTGATGTTCGCGCCGAGCGGATACTTGAACACGGCCACGTCCCAGCGCTCGGGATCGTTGACCACATACGGCGCTTTGCTGACCCAGATACGGTCGCCGCTATACGAATAGGGATGCTCCGCCGGCAGCGCTCCGGATGGCTCTTGATGCGGATCGACCCAACAGGTGTAACGGCAATTGGGGCAGGTGGTGGTTTGGGCATAGATCGGCTTGCCCACCAGGTTGCGCAGCCGGACGCCGTTTTCGCCGGGACGGAGGTATTGCTGCAGCATGTACTGATCGAAGTGGCGAGGGCGGCCAAAATCGTCGACCTCGAAGCTGACCCCGGCCTCGTAGGGAAAGCCGCATTTGGGACACTCCACGTCCTTGTTGCGGCCCATCAACGTGGGGCCCATCGAACCGGTGGGTATCTCGAACGCCTCGGCCTCGAAGGTGCGGAACAGGAACGCCAGGATCAGCGCGATGATGATCGACTCGATGGTCTCGCGCGTGCCGTCGGGCTTGGGCGCCGTGTTTGCGTCCGCCGCGGCGGCGCCGCTGGCTGGCGACTCGTTCTTGCGTCGCTTGGCGGGGTTCTTTTTGTCGCTCATCCGGCAGTTTGGGTTGAGAAAGAGGTGCGAAAGCGGGCGAGCTCGCCGCGTGCTGTTTTTTACCCGGCATGGCTGCGCCGGACAACGGCCAAGCGCGCGCCGGCCCTGTGGGTAATTCGCCGCTCAGGGCGAAAGCTTGGCCATTTGCGCGCCCGCCGTCGGCGCGGCAATTGCTATCATGGGGGCGGATTTCACACCATGGGAGACAATATCTAGTGCGCGCCGTGATCTTTGACCTCGATGGGACGCTGGTCGACACCGTGTATGGGCATGTGTTTGCGTGGATGCGGGCGTTCCACGACGCGCAAATGGACATCGATGGTTGGCGGATTCATCGCCGGATCGGCATGAGCGGCGGTCTCTTCGCGCGGGCGGTGGCGCGCGAGTTGGGCCGATCGTTGACCGACGCGCAGTTCGCGGAGTTGGAGCAATCGCACGCGCGATACTTCGCCGAGTTTCTGCCGTATCGCCAACCACTGCCGGGCGCGGTCGAATTGCTGGGCGCCTTGCGCGATAACGGCGTAATTTATGGCATCGCAACGAGCGGGCGGCGCCCCGACATCGACGAATCGCTGCGCGTGCTGGGGATCGGCGACGACGTTGTGGTGGTGCAGCGCGGCGATGTGGCTCGGGCCAAGCCGGAGCCCGATCTGTTTTTGGCTTGCCAAGGCCGCCTGGGCGTGCCGCTGTCGGAATGCTATGTGGTGGGCGACGCCGTGTGGGATCTGTTGGCGGCGCGGCGGGCGGGCATCTTGTCGATTGGCCTTTTGAGCGGCGGCTATGGGCAAGACGAGTTGTTCCGCGCGGGGGCGTTTCGGGTGTTTCGCGACCCGGCCGATTTGGCGAGCAGCCTGCACGAATTGGGGCTGTGGTAGCCAATTGGGGCGCCGAACATAGCGTTTGTGACGTTCGGCGCGGCGCCAGTGTGCGGAACCGCCACAGCGCTAAAAAATTTTCACCTTGCGATTTGCACGATCGTGACTGCGACCTAGTTTCGTAGTGGAGGGGCAAACAATCGCAAACACACTTACCCGGTCGGTAACGTCATGAAGAAGCGTCGCGGATTCACTCTGGTCGAGCTGGTTGTGGTGATCATGATCCTGGGAGTGCTGTCGGCGGTCGCCGTGCCGCGACTCTTCAGCACCACCAAAAGCGCGACGGACGGCGCGATGCGACAAACGGTGTCGTCGCTACGCGGCGCAATCGAACGGTACGCCGCCGACCACAATGGGCAACTACCCGGCAGCGACGCCTCGGCCACCACGTTCAAGACCGACTTGGCGCCGTACTTGCGACCCGGTCAGCCGTTTCCCAAATGCTCGGTGGGCGCCAAGAACGCCGATATCCGCATCGAGACGGCGGGCACCGTTTTGACGGGCGACGCCTCGCCGACGCAGGGCTGGGCCTACGACAACAAGTCGGGACAATTCATTGTGAACTCGAGCGCGGTGTCGAACGACGGCACGACGCTGTATCACGACTTTTAATCCGGCCGCCCGGAGTTCCGGGCAGGTTGGACCCCTTGGGGCAGTGAAATCTTCGCAGTGGCGGCCGGGTTGCCAAAGCAATCCGGCCGCTTGCGTTTTTGGCGCCAGCCGGGCAAACAAGCTGTTCGCGGCCAGTTGCTAACGGTAAGCTATCGGCCGAGTGCGGGCAGTGGTCCCGCGCCGGCTGAATCTGCGAGGGCTCTTTGCCGTGACTGCCGCTTCGATCGCCGTGGTGTTTGGTTTGTTCCTGCTCCTGATCGGGGGAGTGATCCTGATCGTGGCGCTGATCTATGGGCCGATCTGGTTCCAGGCGTTCATGTCGAACGCGCGGGTGAGTTGGTGGAGCCTGATCGGCATGAGCATGCGGCAGGTCAACGCGCGGGTGATCGTGCAATCGAAGATCATGGCCATGCAGGCGGGCATCGGCAACGATCCGCACACGGGCATCACCACACGGCGGCTGGAGGCGCACTATCTGGCCGGCGGCAACGTGCCGCATGTGATTCGCGCTCTGATCGCCGCGCACCGGGCCGACATCGATTTGGATTTTGATCGCGCGGCCGCCATCGACCTGGCGGGGCGCGACGTGCTGGAGGCGGTGCAGACCAGCGTCAATCCCAAGGTAATCGACTGCCCCGACCCGCGCAAGAGCGACCGCAACACCTTGAGCGCCATCGCCAAGAATGGCGTGGAGTTGCGGGTGAGGACGCGGGTGACGGTGCGCACCAACATCGCCCAACTGATTGGCGGCGCCACCGAAGAGACGATCATCGCCCGCGTGGGCGAGGGGATCATCACGTCAATCGGTTCGGCGGCGAACCATTTGGAGGTGATGGAAAACCCCGATCGCATCTCCAAGGCGGTGCTTGCGCGCGGTCTCGATGCGCAAACCGCGTTTGAAATTGTGTCGATCGACATCGCCGACATCGACGTGGGAGAGAACATTGGCGCGCGGCTGCAAGCCGACCAGGCCGAGGCCGACATGCGCGTTGCCCGCGCGCGGGCCGAGGGTCGCCGCGCCGAGGCAATCGCCTGCGAGCAGGAGAATCGCGCCACGGTGATTGAGAACCGGGCCCGCGTGGTGCTGGCCGAGTCGGAAGTGCCGAAGGCGATGGCCAACGCGTTCCGCAAAGGCAACCTGCATGTCGAGGCTTCGCGGCCCCCGGGGCCAGGGAACGGCAAACCGGCTTAGCGCCCCTTGAACAGCACCAGCGAACCGCGGCGCGCACTGGATCGATGGTTATTGTGGTGCTGCGCCGCCGTGCTGCTTGTGGCTGGCGGCTTGTTTGCCTGGGCGACGTGGTGGCCGATACCGAGCGACGACCTGCGCCACTTGCCGGATGCAGAAGCAGTCGCCGCGCTCAGCCAGCGTGTGGTGGCGCGGCAGGGCGCACAGGCGTGGTCGCTCATGTTGGGGGCGGTGGCCTGTGGCTGCGCGGCCTTCGTCATCTTGCGTCGCTGGCGCCAGGAAACGCCCCCAGAATGACGCCGCGCGCTATTTGACGCTCATCAAATAAGCGATCAGATCGGCCATGGCCTGGGGGGTAATGTCCTTTTCCAATCCCTCGGGCATGAGCGATTGCCCGGTGGCTTGGAGCGTTTCGATCTGCGAGCGGAGGACGGTGTCGCTTTGATTCTCGGCGCGGACCAGCGACAGGCTGTTGGCGGTTTCGCCGCGAATCATGCCCGAGATGGTGCGGCCCTCGTCGGTGACGACCAGATAGGCGACGTATTGGGGATTCACTTCGCGATTGGGATCGATGACGTTGGTGAGGATCGATTCTGGCCCGCGATTTTGCATGGTGGCCAGATTGGGGCCCAGTTCGTGGCCCTGCCCATCGAGCTTGTGGCAACTGGCGCACGATTTGGCGAAGACCTGCTTGCCGCGCGCGGCGTCGCCGGCGAGCGTCAGCGCGGCGCGATATTGTTCCAGCATCTTGGCGCGGTCGGCCGGAGTATGAGCGGCCAGCAGTTTGGCGGCGCGCTCGCGAATGGCGCCGTCGGCGTGAGCCAGCAGAAACTTGGCGCGCGGGGCATCGAGGTCGCGCGGCGCCAGCCGGCCTTGCTCCAAGGCATCGAGCACCTTGGGCAGGCGATCGGGTCGGGCAAAGAGGATTTCCAGCGCGCCGCCTCGGATTGCGGGCGGCAGCGACGACCAATTTTCGATGAGCGGATCGACGACGTCGGCGCCCGCTAGCGTGGCAAGCTGCTGGAGCGCCGCCACTTGAATGAGCGTGTCTTCGCGCGGGGAAAGCAGCGCGACCAGCGGCGCCACGTCGTCTGCCGAGCTGGCCAGCCGCAGCGCGCGAACCGAAGCGGCGCGCTCGGCGACCGGTTGAGAGGGATCAAAAGCAACCTCGCGCGCGTCGGCGACGAGCTTTTCGATGCGCTGGGTGAGCTTGGTCGCGCCGGCTTCGGCCAACAGGTCGCCTAGCGTCTTGCCGGTGAGGCCATCGCTAAGCGCCAACAGCAGGTTTCCGGCGAGGCCAGGGTGCGAGTCGCAGAGCGATTCGATCTTGGCCAGCACGCGCGTCAATTCGGCCTGGTCCTTGCGGCGGGCGACCAGCCCGGCCAGATCGGCTAGCAGCGTTTGATTTTGTGGATTGGCGCAGAACTGGCTGTCGCCCCCCAGTTCGATGAGCAAGTCGCCGGCGCCTTCGGCCAGCGACGACTCGATGGCCAGCCGCATCCAACGGTCGGCGGCGTCGGAGCGGGCCAAGGCGGCAAGGGGAGCGCCGCGCGCCGGCAGCGGTAATTCGCCGAGCGTGAATGCCAGTTGGTAGCGCACGCGGGGATCGGGGTCGGCCGTCAGGGCGGCGAGTTTTTCAATCAGCTCGGTCGAGCGATCGACCTGTCGTTCCGCTAGCCGCACGGCGTGTTCGCGGACGCGCGGATGCGGATCGGCCAGCGCCGCTAGCACCGTTTCTGCACGGAGCGCGCCAAGCCCGGCCAGGGCGTAAAGCGCGTGCATCCGGGCTTGAGGAACCGCGGCCTGCAAGTCGGTGGCCAGTTTCTCCAGGGCCGGCACGGCGGCGCGATCTTGTCGCTCGTACAACAGTCGCGCGGCGGCCTCGCGCTGCCAGGCGTTTTCGTGCGCCAATA includes these proteins:
- a CDS encoding c-type cytochrome, encoding MRLLFAFALLLLPPSTAQSRAADTAPPATSASADFSAELPRIPPVEPRDAVATFDVQPGFRIEQVAAEPLLRDPVAMSFDEQGRLYVVEMIDYSEQAKDFLGEIRRLEDADGDGRFEKSVAFAEKFSWPTAVICYDGGVFVAAAPDIWYLKDADGDGHAETRRKVFTGFARNNVQGLVNSFQWGLDNRIHGATSSSGADVRRADSDGPTISLSGRDFSFDPRALDIRPESGGAQHGMTFDDWGRKFVCHNSDHIQLVMFEDRYIARNPWLAAPGARVSIAEDGPQAEVFRISPVEPWRLVRTRLRVAGAVPGPVEGGGRAAGYFTSATGVTIYRGNAFPADYRGNAFVGDVGSNIVHRKKIEERGIELVARRADVGREFVASRDTWFRPAQFANAPDGALYIADVYREVIEHPDSLPPVIKKHLDLTSGRDRGRIYRVVPDGYRQPPLPQLATASAGELVALLAHENAWQREAAARLLYERQDRAAVPALEKLATDLQAAVPQARMHALYALAGLGALRAETVLAALADPHPRVREHAVRLAERQVDRSTELIEKLAALTADPDPRVRYQLAFTLGELPLPARGAPLAALARSDAADRWMRLAIESSLAEGAGDLLIELGGDSQFCANPQNQTLLADLAGLVARRKDQAELTRVLAKIESLCDSHPGLAGNLLLALSDGLTGKTLGDLLAEAGATKLTQRIEKLVADAREVAFDPSQPVAERAASVRALRLASSADDVAPLVALLSPREDTLIQVAALQQLATLAGADVVDPLIENWSSLPPAIRGGALEILFARPDRLPKVLDALEQGRLAPRDLDAPRAKFLLAHADGAIRERAAKLLAAHTPADRAKMLEQYRAALTLAGDAARGKQVFAKSCASCHKLDGQGHELGPNLATMQNRGPESILTNVIDPNREVNPQYVAYLVVTDEGRTISGMIRGETANSLSLVRAENQSDTVLRSQIETLQATGQSLMPEGLEKDITPQAMADLIAYLMSVK
- a CDS encoding type II secretion system GspH family protein yields the protein MKKRRGFTLVELVVVIMILGVLSAVAVPRLFSTTKSATDGAMRQTVSSLRGAIERYAADHNGQLPGSDASATTFKTDLAPYLRPGQPFPKCSVGAKNADIRIETAGTVLTGDASPTQGWAYDNKSGQFIVNSSAVSNDGTTLYHDF
- a CDS encoding calcium uniporter family protein produces the protein MNSTSEPRRALDRWLLWCCAAVLLVAGGLFAWATWWPIPSDDLRHLPDAEAVAALSQRVVARQGAQAWSLMLGAVACGCAAFVILRRWRQETPPE
- a CDS encoding HAD family hydrolase, giving the protein MIFDLDGTLVDTVYGHVFAWMRAFHDAQMDIDGWRIHRRIGMSGGLFARAVARELGRSLTDAQFAELEQSHARYFAEFLPYRQPLPGAVELLGALRDNGVIYGIATSGRRPDIDESLRVLGIGDDVVVVQRGDVARAKPEPDLFLACQGRLGVPLSECYVVGDAVWDLLAARRAGILSIGLLSGGYGQDELFRAGAFRVFRDPADLASSLHELGLW
- a CDS encoding DUF2071 domain-containing protein → MLNYTINPAVLAPRVPRGLELDTFQGQCYVSVVGFLFQDARLRGWSIPRHRCFAEVNLRYYVRREVDGQLRRGVVFLKEIVARRCVSWVARWVYNESYVTYPMRQACPEPQFTLRAGDEFCYQWRRRGAWEGLSAVAERDARFPLPESLDQFIVEHYWGYSAQRDGGALEYAVEHIPWRIAPARDARLDCQPATLYGQEFAPYLTGPPASAFIADGSPVRVYRGTRVPRE
- the gap gene encoding type I glyceraldehyde-3-phosphate dehydrogenase, whose product is MAIRVGINGFGRIGRIVFRILTSRASEFEVVGINDITDNKTLATLLKYDSTHRRFAGTVTYDDDSITVNGKRIRVFAEKDPGKLPWKEVQADVVLESTGLFTSRAKDGKPGYDSHLAAGAKKVIISAPASDAPDLTCVLGVNDDQLTPQMKTISNASCTTNCLAPLAKVLNDKFGIEKGLMTTVHSYTNDQRVLDLPHKDLYRARAAALNIIPTSTGAAKAVGLVIPELKGKLTGISLRVPTPTGSVVDLTVVTKKNVSKDEVNAAMREVSQGRMKGILEYNEDPLVSSDIIGNPHSSIFVPDWTEVIEGNLVKVVSWYDNEFGYSSRSADLIARVGNM
- a CDS encoding S26 family signal peptidase, with product MSDKKNPAKRRKNESPASGAAAADANTAPKPDGTRETIESIIIALILAFLFRTFEAEAFEIPTGSMGPTLMGRNKDVECPKCGFPYEAGVSFEVDDFGRPRHFDQYMLQQYLRPGENGVRLRNLVGKPIYAQTTTCPNCRYTCWVDPHQEPSGALPAEHPYSYSGDRIWVSKAPYVVNDPERWDVAVFKYPLGANINYIKRIVGLPNEKVRIHRGNIYTSPRGKSAFAIQSKPAHKVLATLQPVYDTSYSLPELREKGWPQRWQNVAADAAPQWQGHDGGAFAVDATGGQAVLGYRHLPPDAEAWRYLNQGKLPADFVVDPQLITDFCAYNTAADQAAAGEPEPRSLGLHWVGDLSLAGRFDVQSDKGQIALVLIEGGREMQARIDLATGKATLSISGLDDFQPTANTALQGAGVYDLRFANVDDQLHLWVNGDVVEFNAPTTYPELGNHRPTEADLTPAQIRVQGAKVAVEQLRVDRDIYYVATTSRLFTDFQQDPYIFELEPHELAEFHSSPERWDVYNRLARVDFDLAEEQFLALGDNSPNSGDSRFWPGEHFVNRDLIIGKAFYVYWPHAWETAYNIPLHLRGKTIRIPFYPNFGDMRLIR
- a CDS encoding neutral/alkaline non-lysosomal ceramidase N-terminal domain-containing protein, with the protein product MNCTRFRRVARRAIFALVPFACCYNAIAQADDWQAGIARVAITPSEPMWMSGYASRNHPAEGKLHDLWAKALVLQDPHGERVVFVTLDLVGIGRDFSKSVRAAIEKECKLPPERCALLSSHTHSGPVVGDTLLAMYFLDERQARLVSDYTSRLREQLVRLVNDAIADLAPAHLAWTHGTATFAVNRRENKEADVPRLLAEGKIKGPFDHDVPVLTVTSGDKLRAILFGYACHATVLDGYQWCGDYPGFAQADLEMDHPGCTALFFAGCGADQNPLPRRQVELAIQYGRQLADVVNQAIAGKQSPIQGDLAASYQEIPLELAEIPTREQLDRDAKSSDRYQASRAKLLLARLDAQGAIDKDYPYPVQVWRLGDGPTLIHLGGEVVVDYALRLKSELDPTKTWVAGYANDVMAYIPSRRVLAEGGYEGGGAMVYYGLPSPWAPDVEERIVRAAREQVHKVRAAQPASE
- the floA gene encoding flotillin-like protein FloA (flotillin-like protein involved in membrane lipid rafts) codes for the protein MAVVFGLFLLLIGGVILIVALIYGPIWFQAFMSNARVSWWSLIGMSMRQVNARVIVQSKIMAMQAGIGNDPHTGITTRRLEAHYLAGGNVPHVIRALIAAHRADIDLDFDRAAAIDLAGRDVLEAVQTSVNPKVIDCPDPRKSDRNTLSAIAKNGVELRVRTRVTVRTNIAQLIGGATEETIIARVGEGIITSIGSAANHLEVMENPDRISKAVLARGLDAQTAFEIVSIDIADIDVGENIGARLQADQAEADMRVARARAEGRRAEAIACEQENRATVIENRARVVLAESEVPKAMANAFRKGNLHVEASRPPGPGNGKPA